CTAAGTAGCGTgttgattatttcatttaatcttcatggcCTTTTGAACTTACACAAATTATCCTTGAGCCTCTTTGAATGGTGGCTTGGCATGTATAAATTAGCATTTTAGAAAGGTAAGTCTGGTGGCAGTATGTAGAATGGATTGGAGGCAGGCAGTAGAGTTGACAAACCATTTACTAGACAATAGCTAAGTGCCCAACCATGAAGTAGGCGTGggagatataaaaataaatgagacacAGTTGGTGATCTCAAGAGGCACACCCATTAGGATGCTATTTGGGGTATTTTAAGTGTGAGGTGATGAAGACCTGGAAAGCACTGTTAGAAAGAAAGGAATAAATGTGGGAAAGAACTAGTAGTACTTAGTAACTGACTGGATGGAGGAAGAGAAAACAGGAGGAACCAAAATTTTAAGCCTAGTGACTGTTAGAATTCATGGACAGAAGTAAGGGTCTCAGGAGAATAGGTTTGAGTTTGAGCAGATGGTAGGGTATCCAGGTGATAGGAGCCCAGTTGTCAGTGGGAATGTGAAATTAACACTTAGGAAAGAGGGTAGAGCTGGAGAAGTTGATTTGTAGGTCACTTGCAAGGAGGTGCTAGTTTAAATCATGAAGGTGGATGAAAACATGGGGAAGATTGTAGAGAGAAAAGTGAAGTGGTGAGGAATGAGTCTTAAGGAATGCCTGTGTTTGGGAGGTGGGAGGAGGAAAAGGgttagagagggagagaaaagaatAGCCAGAAAGGTAGGAGAACTGGGGGAGTACAGCATCACAGAAGCCAATAGAAATGAGAGTTTGATGAAGGAGAGATTAATAGAAGTGCTGGATGCTATAGATAGGTCAGGTGGGAAGAAaacaggaagggagaaagaaaatataaatcaaaCTAGACTGAAGTAGAAAATTTAACAAGTAACATGATAAAAACATTTGTTAAAAGGCTCTGGGCCAGGATTttatgggggagggggagcatttttatttttcttaacattAAGAAGCAAGATAGTGTTTAAAAGCTCATAAAgaatagtttaaaaaaacaaaacactgtcgttgagttgattctgactcatagtgaccacatagggtttccaaggatggaaatctttacagaagcagactcccacttctttctttcttggagccactagtggtttcgcaccactgacctttcagttaggattCAATGGCTTaaacagctgtgccaccagggctccatataaagaATAGTAGCAGTGTCTTTTCATCCTCCTAGCCTCATTCCCTAGAAGTTCAATCACTCTCAACTCTGAGGTGTTTTGCCATATTCCTAAATAATATTCTCATGTTGTTACTTCTTGATGAAGTTTAGACATTATCTACTGACTTCCTGTTATAGTAGATGAGGATATGGCTCTCTCATACCTCCGACCACATCCCTTCTCTGCATCCTCCCAAAACAATTTGATCACAAATTTTAGTTAAATTGGTAATGTTTACATTATTTGGAttccataaattttatttattgcaGAGTCAAGTTGTATACTACGATTGTTTCCTTTTGTAAAACTTTGTGTTTTTCCTGGAGATAatgatcacatgattttattttacttgcagAGCTTTCCATAtccatatttttaattcttttcatcACATCTGCCATGAGCTTTCAGAAAGATAATCTATcaattccattttctccttgagATGTTCCTTCCAGACCCTTCTTTCTCTTGCtctcttctggtcttttttttttttttttttttgccttttttcattcTAGAACTCTCTTCTCCCCTTACCCTTGTTAGATTCCTTGTTTCCTGGATCACTTCCTTATATTACTGAAACACATCATGTGGTAGCTTCTTTAAAATGATCACATGATCGTCAAATTTTTTGAGTCATCgcatgtttgttgttagttgccatcaagtcgattctgactcatggagaccacatgtgtgcagagtaaaactctatagggttttcaaggcagcaggcacctttcagaagcagattgctaggcctatcttccaaggctcctctgggtgactttgaactgccaacctttcggctaatagtagtgtgcttaactgtttgcaccacccagggcctcctttgCATCCCTGACAGGGCCTTTCCTCACATTTGAATGGTAgtttgggtatagaattctaggtagAACATAATTTTCTCTCAGATGTTTGAAGACTTACTCCATTGTCTTGGAATATAGAAACAGAGAGTCACTCCTTGCTGGGTACAGAAACGAGGGAGTCATAGAGCTGGGACTGGAGTGGCCATATTTTGGCCATGTCAAAGTAGTAATGGAGCAGGGGGAGTATGCAGAGAATGAAGGAGAGATGCAGAGATGACAGTCCTTGCTGTCCCCATGAGATTGAGACTGAATAGCTGGTGACCTGTTGGCTTTCTGGTTTCTGATTCCAGAAAATGGAACTCATCAGGGCCAGCTatacttcttgctttattttcccCCTCCTTTGAATCCCTGGTAACTTGAGCAGGTTTCTGTTTCTTGCAACTAAATTCTTCTTATAACAGCTATCCATTTTATCTCAAATCCATCTCTCTCCCAACCAGAAGGGCAGTGTCTGTATTTAAAAAACATAGGTGCATCTCTGGGGAGAGCTCTGAATTGGAAGTGAGGAGGCCTAAGTTTCAGATCTCTCTCtgtttttatggagccctggtggcgcagtggttaagagctcggccgctatctgaaaggttggcagttcaaatccaccatctgctccttggaaaccctgtggggcagttctattccgttttatggggttgctatgagctggaatcaaatcagcggcaatgggtttggttttttggttatttactTTTACTGGCACTGGTTAGTGAGTAGCATTAGAAAATTTGGTTCATCTCCCTATGACTGAGTCTCCCTCAGTAGAAATGGGATTGCTACCCTAGtcggatttttaaaattaaagacaGAATGAGATTACCTTTGTGTGAGTGCTTTGAGGAAAGACAACATCTGCCAGTGGGAATCATGGGATAGGACTAAGtagtgacaaggactttccccaagGAGATTGCCTATCCAGGACCTGAAATATCCACCAATGTCTCCAGTTGTCAACCCTGTTCACAGCCTCACTTGGTGGCATCGGAGGTATCAGGAGCTTACCTGTGACCAAAATGGAGAAGAAGTGGCCCTGAAGGTGGATATTTGGCTTCTGGCTTCTGGCACAACACTGGTAGGTCCCCTTATCCAATGGCGTGACTTGATTTATGGTGAACACCAACTGGGATGATCTCTCACTGACATCATCCGTCCTAGGATCCGGTTTAAGTCTCAGCTGCTGCAAGCTGGTCTCAGGGGAACAGTCCCTAATCCTGTCTTTGCACAGAAACACTACAAAACCCTCAGCCTCTTCTTTCTTATGCCACACAGTACAGGTTAAATTTAGCTGCTTTCCTTTCTGGGAAATTGAACCGGAGATGTGTATGGATCCTAGAATGGGAAGGGAAAAATTACCCATGGGAGGCAGGTAGAGTCCCTTGAATCCCACCATAGCTACTGTCTATCACTAGAGGTCTTCAAGGAAGGACTGAAGCATGACCTGGCAGTGACCCCAGCAGACGGGAAACCCAAGTTCTAGCTCTGTCCCTGGCTATGTTACAATAGGCAAGTTAACAACTCCTTTGAGCAGTAGTTTATTCATCTGGAAAGTGAGAGCTAACGGACTAAATAAACTCACAGCTTCCATTCATTCCTAGATTTGTTCATTTGTATctccaacaaatgtttattaggcATCCATTCTGCCAAGCATATAATCTGTAAGAACCTGATGAAATCTTAGACTGTCAGATTTCCAGGGCTGTAACACATAGTAGAGGCAGAATGTCTGATGGGGAGGGAATTAATTGTttcaacaaaaaaggaaaagaaactataTTTTTTACCCTTTCACAAGTGTCAAGAaaacatagggttttttttttcttccccaccagaaaaaaaatattggagTCCATCACTTGTCATGGGCCCAGCATTCTCTGGGAGTCTGTCCTCACCTCCAGGCTGGATGTCCACAGTTGCCAGCAGGATGGCCAGGGCAAAGCAGCCTCTACCAAGTGCTGTCAGTGTCTTGCACATTGTCAGCAGCCCTGGGAACTTGAAGCAGATGTTGACTCTGGTGATGTCCTTGGCCTCACTTTCCTGAAAGCACAGGGGGAgtcttacggattgaattgtgtcctttcaaaaggtatgttgaagcccTAATCCCTggacttgtgaatgtgaccttgtttggaaacagggttttcttttgttatcagttaagtgaggtcataccaaaatcgggtggatcctaatcctaatcccttctgaatggtgttttataaaaagggAGTCAAATACCAGGAGAGGACAGAGACCatgtgacaacagaggcagaTGCATCTGTAATCAGCAAAGGAACtaggattgctggcagccaccaggaaCTAGGAGGGAGTCATGGAAAAGTTCTTCTCTCAAAGCTCCCAGAAGGAATTGACAATGGTAAGACCCTGGTTCGGACTTATAACttacagaactgtgaaaaaataaatttgttctttaaaaccacccactttatTGTGTTTTGTTAATGGCAGCcccctagcaaactaagacagggACCTAATAGGCAAGGCATTCCAGGGCTTCAAGACCATCTCCCTGTTCCAGCCTCTAGTGGCCATCGGCTGGAGTCTGATGGAGGTGGAGGAGGGCTTGGGTACGAGAGTCCACCTGGCAGGGAAGTGAGACAGGAAAGTAAATCAAATGAAGTGTATGAGGAGAAGAGGGAAAAAGGGAGAGACAAGAAGACACTAAAAGCTACATTTTTTCGTAAGTTGGATTGCTGGGTCACAAAATATgagcattaaaatttttttctactaCATATTATCAGATTGTTCTCTAAAAAAGAATTCTTGATAATTTACATTTCCTCATGCCCTTGCCGGCACTGCATATtatctgtcttttatatttttgCCAGTCTGATGGATAAAAAATTAGATCTCACTGTTGTTTTATCTTGCATTTCCATGACTAGTGAGGTTGAggatcttttcatatatttattgggcattagtatttcctcttctgtgaattgcCTGTTCATGTTCTTCGCgttttttaaatcaccttttAGGAGCGTTCTCTATATCAGAGCTTTTAACccatctgtgttttttgtttttacaaatattttcaccCAATTTATTGGTTTCTCTCTTGGCTTTGTTTATAATGCTTTTTTCCATAAGGAAAATTTACATTTGTatgatggggccctggtggcaaagtggttaagggctctgccgctaaccaaatggttggcagtttaaatccactagatgctccttggaaactatatgggcagttctactctgtcctgtgggggggCAATGGTTTGGGTAtatgaaataaatacatttttatttttttaaagtctttctaAATgtgtttatatgttttgatatttttaaacACTTTTGTAGTTTATAATATTTTGGGTAGGTAATTACAGTCACAGGTTCAAAATTAAAGTCCAGAGGGATATACAGAGCAAAGTTTCTTCCTACTCCCACCCTCCAGTGACATAATACCCTTTCCCAGAGTCAACCCATATTGCCAGGTTCTTGTGGATCCTCCTAGAGATATTCTATGTATGTATAaacaattccacatttttctttaaaaacaaaactaaaaaaacaaatgatAGCGTATGGTACACTGTTTTTTTCACTTACCAATATGTCCTGGAGATCATTCCGTATTAGTACATAAAGaactttctctttaaaaatagCTGCACAATATTCATAATTATATGAATTTACTTACATAGATTCCTTAATAAATAATATGAACATTTGGGTTATCGCCAGTCTTTTGCAAACCGTAGTACAATGAATAACTTGTACATATGTCAATTTGCACATGATAAATCTCTAGAAGTGGCATTGCTAGGTCAAAGAGTACATGCATTTGCTATTTTGAGAAATGTTGCCACATTGTCCTCCACAGAAGTTGCACCAATGTGCCttctcatcagcaatgtatgGGAATATCTTTTACCTTGTACCCATGCTGACAATGTGATGGCAATTTGAGAGATGAAAATGGTCTCAGTATTGTTATAATTTACAGCTCTCTTACCATGACTGAGGTTGAGCACGTTTTCTTATGTTTAAGAGACATTTGTTCTTCCCTTTCTacgaaatgtctgttcatatcctttgcccattttcctattggattgttgttgttggtggtgttttTAGATTGATTTGAATGAGGCCTTTATATGTTCAAAGATCAGGCCTTTGTGATAGGAAGTGGAAGTATTTTTTCTAGTTGTCATTCAACTTTCTTTATAGCAATTTTTGTTTGGGagaaatctttttattttcatgtcaTTAAATTTATCAGTgcgttctttattttgatggctTTCAGGTTTTGTGACATGCTATAAAGGCCTTTCCCACCCCAAGACTAAAAAAAATTCTCCCATAGTTTTTTCTAATACcattaatttttcatttaaaattttggcCTGTGGAATTTTTTTTGGCGGCAGGTGTGAAGAAGTATGGAtctaacttaatttttttcaggTTATCTACCAGTCATTCCAATACTTCTAGTTGAGTAAAGAAAGCTTCTTTTCATCCACTGATTTGTAATGCCATCTTTGTCATATACATGGTGTGCATGCATATCTATTTCTGGGCATCCATTATACATGTGCTTGACAAATATagtaaatttacatttttaattcttagaaaattataattttatatttattaacattttatttaaaatgtcttaattattttcatatatttagaATGTTTTCATATCTAATCTCCCTCTTTATTCAGagcttttctatttattttttttaatctggttttTATAATAAACTTGTCTAATTTCTCCCCTCCCATgcccctcaccaccaccaagaaaaaatCCTACTGgtgtttttttaattgggctaaattaaattgagaattaaaaattttatgaCATTGACTCTTTTTATCCAAGAACATGATAttcctttccattttttaagTCTTGTGTATTGGTGTATGTGTTTCTCAGCCGTGTTTAGAAGTATTCTTCATAAAGATCTTATCCATTTCTTAAGATTATTTCTGAGTATTTAATATGTTTTGtgtatggccttggggatagaaatgactccagatatcatatgatagaattttgcaagaccaatgacttatttattctttgcaaataccttttctcaacaatgtaaatggtgacCATACAGGTGGacgtcaccagatggaaaacatagGAATTAAAttagctacatctgtggaaagaaatgatggaaaagctcaatatcatcagtcagaacaaagccagaggctgactgcagaacagagcatcagctgcttatatataagttaagttgaagctgaaggaaattaaaacaagtccccaagtgccaaaatacgaccttgattatatcccacctaaatttgaagaccatctcaagaatagatttgacaacagagaacctctgagggagcaggagatcagtgggatacagacgccaaattctcataaaaagaccagacttaatggtctgactgagactagaggaatcccagcggtcatggtccccaaaccttctgttggcccaggacaggaaccattcccaaagacaactcatcagacatagaagggactggacaatgggtaggagagagatgccaatgaagagtgagctacttgtatcaggtggacacttgagactgtgttggcaactcctgtctggaggggagataggaaggtagagagggttagaaactggcaaaattgtcacgaaaggagagactggaagggctgactcattagggggagagtaagtgggagtatggagtcaggtgtatataggcttatatgtgacagactgacttgatttgtaaacgttcacttaaagctcaataaaaattattaaaaaaaaaaaagaagagatttgacacattgaacactaataactgaagtccagatgagctgtgggatgacatcagaacatcatacatgaagaaagcaaaaattcattaaaaagacaggaaagcaagaaagaccaaaatggaagtcagaagagactctgaaagttgctcttgaacatagagtacttAAGCAAATAGAAAATGTAacaagcaaaagagctgaacagaatatttcaaaggacaactgaagaagacaaagtattataatgaaatgtgcaaagacctggagttagaataccaaaatggaagagcatgctcagcatttctcaagctgaaagaactgtagaaaaaattcaagcctcgagctgcaataatGAAAGATTCTATgcgcaaaatactgaacaatgcaggaagcatcaaaagaagatgggaggaatacatacaatcactgtaccaaaaagaattagtcgatgttcaactatttcaggaggtagcatatgatcaagaactgatgatattgaaagaagaagttcaagcggcattgaaggcattggtgaaaaacaaggctccaggaattgacagaatagcaatcaagatgtttcaacaaacggatgcagcactggaggtgctgacccatctatgccaagaaatttggaagacagcaacttgGCAAACCGACTGGAAGATGCCcgtatttgtgcacattccaaagaaaatgatctaacagaatgcagaaattatcaaaccgtatcattaatatcacatgcaagtaaaattttgctgaagatcattcaaaaataattgtagcagtactttgacaggaaactgccataaattcaagccagattcaggacaCAGAATAAGAGATAACATTGCTGaagttagatggatcttggctgaaagcagagaataccaaaaagatgtttaccagtgttttattgactatgcaaaggcaattgtCGTGGGTAAcaattgttggaacagaacaaaggaatactgtgtggtttataaTCAaaaaaggtgttcatcagggttatatcctttcaacatatttattcaatctgtaggctgagcaaataatcctagaagctggactatatgaagaacggggcatcaggtttggaggaagactcattaacaaccagtgttACGCAGatatcacaaccttgcttgctgaaagggaagaggacttaaagcacttactgccAAAGATCAAAGTTTTGGATTACACCTTAAAcagaaatgctcacaactggaccaataagcaccatcgtgataaatggaaaaaaaaaaattgaagttgccaaggacttcattttacttggatccacaatcaacacccagggaaatcaaacaacgtatagcattggacaaatctgctgcaaaagactttaaggtgttgaaaagcaaagatgtcactttgaaggctaaggtgcacctgatccaagccatgatattttcaattgcctcatatgcatgtgaaatttggacaatgaataaagaagacagaagaagaactgatgcctttgaattatggtgttggcaaagaatcttgaatataccttgcactgccagaagaaggaaaaagtctgccttggaagaactacagccagagagCTccctggaagcgaggatggcaagacttcgtcttacatactttggacgtgttgtcaggaggaactagtccctgaagaaggacatcatgcttggtagagggtcagggaaaaaaaggaagaccctcaactaggcggattgacacagtggctgtaacaatgggactcaagcataacaacgattgtgatgatggtgcaggactgggcagtgttcgaTTCTGTCGTACCTAGTGTTcctatgaatcagagccaacttgatggcacctaccgATGACAGTATTTTTTGTCATTACTTGAAAATGTCATCTTTTCCCCATTGTATCTTTTAACTGTTGTTTGTATCTTTATATCATTCTTCTATCTTTTATGTTGTTCATTATATCTTTTAACTCTTCATTATTGTTCATATATGAAAGGCAATTGATTACTATACATTCATTTCTACCCAGCTACCTTTCCTTCCTCAATTCTGTCATTGTTTATAATAATTTTTCAGTTGATTTTCTTGGATTTCCTAGTTATGTAatcatatttataaataataattacttccttttctaattttatatCTCTGATTTCTTTCTCCTGTCTAAGTGTGTTAGCTAATACCTCCAGAAAATGTTAAATAACAGTGGTAATAAtgaattcttgtctttttttctgagtttaatgGGGCATGCTTCCATTGTTTtctcattaagtataatgttagctTTGGAGATGAGAtgtattttattatgttaaggaatatgtatttatttctattttcattAAGAGTTTTAAACATGTCAAGAATAAATGTTGAATGTTTTATTGTCTTTAACATAAActaaaattttatgatttttcttaTAGATACATTGCTATGGTGATCTATgttaatagatttttaaaaattgatgaatCCTTGcaatcctaaaaacaaacaaacccatttgtTGATAGTATATTATTATCttaatatgctgctgaattctgttTCACGATATTTTATTTAGTGCTTTTGGTTCAATATTCTCAAATATGacttatttctttcttatttttagtgCTACTTTTTTGGGTTTTGAAATAAATGCTATGCTTACTTCACAAAAAGAATTTggaaatttctcttctttttaaagCTCTGGAACAATTTCTACAGCGTTGGAATAATCTGTTTTTTTgaagtttagtagaattctgtagttgttgttagttgccatcaacttgGCTCTgaccatagtgaccttatgtatacagaatgaaatattacctGGTACtaagccatcctcaaaatcattggtatatttgagcccattgttgcagccactgtgtcaatccatctcatggaggattttccttgttttcactgaccctccactttacaaacatgatgtccttttctaggggttAGGGAGGGTAAGTTAGGTCTTCAataatttttctgtattctttgctTGGTAGTTAATCTACTaagttttctctctttcctggaaccagttttggtaattttattttcttagaaaattatctactttatccataatttatccatAGAGTTGAACAAAGTAATATTTTGGTTCTTTAGGTTTCTTCTGCATCTGTGGttctttctttattttgtgtatttgtgctttctcctctttttttctttattaggtTAGTAAATTGattgtctattttatttttgttttccttaaataaGCAGCTCTTGGTTTACGTAtcggttgtaccattttctgttttcttattgatttccacACTGAAAACTATTAATTATCTCCATTTACTTTCcttagatttatttgtttttctcattttgtaaCTTCCTGAGTTAGAGActtaatttatttatttccattcttttttgctAGTTAATATGA
This DNA window, taken from Elephas maximus indicus isolate mEleMax1 chromosome 3, mEleMax1 primary haplotype, whole genome shotgun sequence, encodes the following:
- the CD160 gene encoding CD160 antigen encodes the protein MCKTLTALGRGCFALAILLATVDIQPGGSIHISGSISQKGKQLNLTCTVWHKKEEAEGFVVFLCKDRIRDCSPETSLQQLRLKPDPRTDDVSERSSQLVFTINQVTPLDKGTYQCCARSQKPNIHLQGHFFSILVTETGNYTVTGLKQRQHPEFSHREGVPSSGFLQEKAWVMLVTSLVTLKAL